The Chlorocebus sabaeus isolate Y175 chromosome 16, mChlSab1.0.hap1, whole genome shotgun sequence genome window below encodes:
- the SLC25A35 gene encoding solute carrier family 25 member 35 isoform X2, translating to MDFLMSGLAACGACVFTNPLEVVKTRMQLQGELQAPGTYQRHYRNVFHAFITIGKVDGLAALQKGLAPALLYQFLMNGIRLGTYGLAEAGGYLHTAEGTYSPARSAAAGAMAGIMGAYLGSPIYMVKTHLQAQAASEIAVGHQYKHQIFPPQSWKLALVAAMVSGIAVVLAMAPFDVACTRLYNQPTDAQGKGLMYRGILDALLQTARTEGIFGMYKGIGASYFRLGPHTILSLFFWDQLRSLYYTYTK from the exons ATGGACTTCTTGATGAGTGGCCTGGCAGCCTGCGGGGCCTGTGTGTTCACCAATCCCCTGGAGGTGGTGAAGACCAGGATGCAGTTGCAGGGAGAACTGCAGGCCCCTGGCACATACCAGCGGCACTACCGAAATGTCTTCCATGCATTCATCACCATCGGCAAGGTGGATGGCCTGGCTGCCCTGCAGAAAGGCCTGGCCCCCGCCCTCTTATACCAGTTCCTGATGAATGGCATCCGACTGGGCACCTATGGACTGGCTGAGGCTGGGGGCTACCTGCACACAGCCGAAGGCACCTATAGTCCTGCCCGCAGCGCAGCAGCTGGGGCCATGGCTGGGATCATGGGAGCCTACTTGGGGAGCCCCATCTACATG GTGAAGACACACCTGCAGGCACAGGCAGCCTCAGAAATTGCTGTAGGGCACCAGTATAAGCATCAG ATCTTTCCTCCTCAGAGCTGGAAGTTGGCTCTGGTGGCTGCCATGGTGAGTGGCATTGCAGTGGTCTTAGCCATGGCACCCTTTGATGTGGCCTGCACAAGGCTCTACAACCAGCCCACAGATGCACAGGGCAAG GGCCTCATGTACCGGGGGATACTGGATGCTCTGCTGCAGACAGCTCGGACCGAGGGCATTTTTGGCATGTACAAGGGTATAGGTGCCTCCTACTTCCGCCTCGGCCCCCACaccatcctctccctcttcttctggGACCAGCTGCGCTCCCTCTACTACACATACACTAAATAA
- the SLC25A35 gene encoding solute carrier family 25 member 35 isoform X1, translating to MDFLMSGLAACGACVFTNPLEVVKTRMQLQGELQAPGTYQRHYRNVFHAFITIGKVDGLAALQKGLAPALLYQFLMNGIRLGTYGLAEAGGYLHTAEGTYSPARSAAAGAMAGIMGAYLGSPIYMVKTHLQAQAASEIAVGHQYKHQGMFQALTEIGQKHGLVGLWRGALGGLPRVIVGSSTQLCTFSSTKDLLSQWEIFPPQSWKLALVAAMVSGIAVVLAMAPFDVACTRLYNQPTDAQGKGLMYRGILDALLQTARTEGIFGMYKGIGASYFRLGPHTILSLFFWDQLRSLYYTYTK from the exons ATGGACTTCTTGATGAGTGGCCTGGCAGCCTGCGGGGCCTGTGTGTTCACCAATCCCCTGGAGGTGGTGAAGACCAGGATGCAGTTGCAGGGAGAACTGCAGGCCCCTGGCACATACCAGCGGCACTACCGAAATGTCTTCCATGCATTCATCACCATCGGCAAGGTGGATGGCCTGGCTGCCCTGCAGAAAGGCCTGGCCCCCGCCCTCTTATACCAGTTCCTGATGAATGGCATCCGACTGGGCACCTATGGACTGGCTGAGGCTGGGGGCTACCTGCACACAGCCGAAGGCACCTATAGTCCTGCCCGCAGCGCAGCAGCTGGGGCCATGGCTGGGATCATGGGAGCCTACTTGGGGAGCCCCATCTACATG GTGAAGACACACCTGCAGGCACAGGCAGCCTCAGAAATTGCTGTAGGGCACCAGTATAAGCATCAG GGCATGTTTCAGGCGCTAACCGAGATTGGCCAGAAACATGGTCTGGTGGGGTTGTGGCGTGGGGCTCTGGGCGGCCTGCCCCGAGTTATCGTCGGTTCCTCCACCCAGCTGTGCACCTTCTCATCCACCAAGGACCTCCTGAGCCAGTGGGAG ATCTTTCCTCCTCAGAGCTGGAAGTTGGCTCTGGTGGCTGCCATGGTGAGTGGCATTGCAGTGGTCTTAGCCATGGCACCCTTTGATGTGGCCTGCACAAGGCTCTACAACCAGCCCACAGATGCACAGGGCAAG GGCCTCATGTACCGGGGGATACTGGATGCTCTGCTGCAGACAGCTCGGACCGAGGGCATTTTTGGCATGTACAAGGGTATAGGTGCCTCCTACTTCCGCCTCGGCCCCCACaccatcctctccctcttcttctggGACCAGCTGCGCTCCCTCTACTACACATACACTAAATAA